One Rhea pennata isolate bPtePen1 chromosome 3, bPtePen1.pri, whole genome shotgun sequence DNA segment encodes these proteins:
- the SOX7 gene encoding transcription factor SOX-7: MAALLGTYPWPERLEGAAEGLPPGPPPRGPPAEKGAAESRIRRPMNAFMVWAKDERKRLAVQNPDLHNAELSKMLGKSWKALSLAQKRPYVEEAERLRVKHMQDYPNYKYRPRRKKQVKRICKRVDPGFLLGSLARDQNAVPEKRPCGRAAGEKEGPSEYPPRPGLPPARGYREAPAGAGGGSNTSVDTYPYGLPTPPEMSPLDAIDPEQSFFSSPCPEDHHRSHLAGATFSPEYGAASLPCNHHTLGPCMISPASGCPPLPPPPPSYYAPAFHPVHPQNLHAHLGQLSPPPEHHGFDSLDQLSQAELLGEMDRDEFDQYLNTPGHAEHGGALLNGHAPAALAPAGGSHASETSLISVLADATATYYNNYSVS; the protein is encoded by the exons ATGGCCGCGCTGCTGGGCACCTACCCCTGGCCGGAGCGGCTGGAGGGGGCGGCCGAggggctgccgccggggccgcccccccgcgggccgccggcggAGAAGGGCGCCGCCGAGAGCCGCATCCGCCGGCCCATGAACGCCTTCATGGTGTGGGCGAAGGACGAGAGGAAGCGCCTGGCCGTGCAAAACCCCGACCTGCACAACGCGGAGCTCAGCAAGATGCTCG GCAAATCCTGGAAGGCGCTGAGCCTCGCGCAGAAGCGGCCTTACGTGGAGGAGGCCGAACGGCTGCGGGTGAAGCACATGCAAGATTACCCCAACTACAAATACCGACCCCGGCGGAAGAAGCAGGTCAAGCGGATCTGTAAACGGGTGGACCCGGGTTTTTTGCTGGGCAGCCTGGCGCGGGACCAGAACGCCGTGCCGGAGAAGCGGCCCTGCGGCAGGGCGGCGGGCGAGAAAGAGGGGCCGAGCGAGTACCCGCCTCGCCCGGGGCTGCCGCCTGCCCGGGGATACCGGGAGGCCCCGGCGGGTGCTGGAGGTGGCAGCAACACCAGTGTGGACACCTACCCCTATGGGCTGCCCACCCCGCCGGAGATGTCTCCTTTGGACGCCATAGACCCCGAGCAGAGCTTCTTCTCCTCGCCCTGCCCCGAGGACCATCACCGCTCCCACCTGGCCGGAGCCACCTTCTCCCCGGAGTACGGGGCCGCTTCGCTCCCGTGCAACCACCACACTCTTGGCCCGTGCATGATCTCTCCGGCCTCCGgctgccctcccctccctcctcctcctcccagctaCTATGCGCCTGCTTTCCACCCCGTCCACCCCCAAAACCTCCATGCCCACCTGGGCCAGCTCTCGCCGCCGCCCGAGCACCACGGCTTCGACAGCCTGGACCAGCTGAGCCAAGCGGAGCTCCTGGGTGAGATGGACCGCGACGAGTTCGACCAGTATCTCAACACCCCCGGGCACGCTGAGCACGGCGGCGCCCTGCTCAACGGACACGCGCCGGCGGCCCTGGCGCCGGCCGGTGGCTCCCACGCCTCCGAGACCAGCCTCATCTCCGTCCTGGCGGACGCCACGGCCACCTACTACAATAACTACAGCGTCTCCTAG